A DNA window from Mesorhizobium sp. C432A contains the following coding sequences:
- a CDS encoding ABC transporter ATP-binding protein, with amino-acid sequence MTAANGTSVSIQDLSLNFGSVSVLQTLNLEVAEGEFIVLLGPSGCGKSTLLNCIAGLLDISEGRIFIKGKNVTWEEPKDRGIGMVFQSYALYPQMTVEKNLSFGLRVAGVPRDEIAKRIARAAEILQIEPLLQRKPAALSGGQRQRVAIGRALVRDVDVFLFDEPLSNLDAKLRSELRVEIKLLHRKLQNTMIYVTHDQIEAMTLADRIAVMRGGVIQQLDAPQTIYNRPVNRFVAGFLGSPAMNFLEGELEANAAPVFRTDGVSVPLDRYTFDGTERPAGACVLGIRPEHIAFGDAAKSMPFSAGGSVEIVEPMGSDTLVWTKLAGRNLSFRVEAERTLRSGDPIQFGFDPARASLFDAATGNRL; translated from the coding sequence ATGACGGCAGCCAACGGCACCAGCGTTTCGATCCAGGACCTGTCCCTGAATTTCGGCTCTGTATCGGTGCTGCAGACCCTCAATCTCGAGGTCGCAGAGGGCGAGTTCATCGTGCTGCTCGGTCCCTCGGGCTGCGGCAAGTCGACCTTGCTCAACTGCATCGCCGGGCTGCTCGATATTTCCGAAGGCCGCATCTTCATCAAGGGCAAGAACGTCACCTGGGAAGAGCCCAAGGATCGCGGCATCGGCATGGTGTTCCAGTCCTATGCGCTTTATCCGCAAATGACGGTGGAGAAGAACCTGTCGTTCGGCCTGCGCGTTGCCGGCGTGCCCAGGGACGAGATCGCCAAGCGCATCGCCCGCGCCGCCGAGATCCTGCAGATCGAGCCGCTTTTGCAGCGCAAGCCCGCGGCCTTGTCCGGCGGCCAACGCCAGCGCGTGGCGATCGGGCGGGCGCTGGTGCGCGACGTCGACGTCTTCCTGTTCGACGAGCCACTATCCAATCTCGACGCCAAGCTGCGCTCGGAACTGCGCGTCGAAATCAAGCTTCTGCATCGCAAGCTGCAGAACACCATGATCTACGTCACCCACGACCAGATCGAGGCGATGACGCTGGCCGACCGTATCGCGGTCATGCGCGGCGGCGTCATCCAGCAGCTTGACGCGCCGCAGACGATCTATAACCGGCCGGTCAACCGGTTTGTCGCCGGCTTCCTCGGCTCGCCGGCGATGAATTTCCTCGAAGGGGAGCTGGAGGCCAATGCTGCTCCAGTGTTCAGGACCGACGGTGTTTCGGTGCCGCTCGATCGCTATACCTTTGACGGCACGGAGCGCCCGGCCGGCGCTTGCGTGCTGGGCATCCGGCCTGAACATATCGCTTTCGGTGACGCGGCGAAGTCGATGCCGTTTTCCGCCGGCGGTTCGGTCGAGATCGTGGAGCCGATGGGTTCCGACACGCTGGTGTGGACGAAGCTTGCCGGCCGCAACCTCTCCTTCCGCGTCGAGGCGGAACGGAC